The following coding sequences are from one Geodermatophilus normandii window:
- the def gene encoding peptide deformylase: MRLPGRYDGVARPIVTYGSDQVLHRACTPVAEFDERLRRLVLDMFASMREADGVGLAANQIGVDARVFVIDCPDADGEDVVGYVVNPRLTVLPPVDGEPAEEVTEEGCLSVPGPYADLARPFRARVDGVDVKGRPVSIEATGMAARCLQHEVDHLDGVVYVDRLPEELRERLLAEAAGPEGELPA, translated from the coding sequence ATGCGTCTGCCCGGCCGTTACGACGGCGTCGCCCGGCCGATCGTCACCTACGGCAGCGACCAGGTGCTGCACCGCGCGTGCACCCCGGTGGCCGAGTTCGACGAGCGGCTGCGCCGGCTGGTGCTCGACATGTTCGCCTCGATGCGCGAGGCCGACGGCGTGGGCCTGGCGGCCAATCAGATCGGCGTCGACGCGCGGGTGTTCGTCATCGACTGCCCCGACGCCGACGGCGAGGACGTCGTCGGGTACGTGGTCAACCCGCGGCTGACGGTCCTGCCGCCGGTGGACGGCGAGCCGGCCGAGGAGGTCACCGAGGAGGGCTGCCTGTCGGTGCCCGGCCCCTACGCCGACCTGGCCCGCCCCTTCCGCGCCCGGGTCGACGGCGTCGACGTGAAGGGCCGGCCGGTCTCGATCGAGGCCACCGGCATGGCGGCGCGCTGCCTGCAGCACGAGGTCGACCACCTCGACGGCGTCGTCTACGTGGACCGGCTGCCCGAGGAGCTGCGCGAGCGGCTGCTGGCCGAGGCGGCCGGGCCCGAGGGTGAGCTGCCGGCGTGA
- a CDS encoding PLP-dependent aminotransferase family protein: MPPQPDQSTAAELAGLVGPLGNLPGPRYAALARRVRELAALGQLPPGTRLPAERDLAAALAVSRVTVASAYRLLREEGHASTRHGAGTVVEAPAADPVWTTPSTDPTILELAHAAPEAAPQLLPAYREALDRLPAVAAGHGYAPSGLPELRAAVADRYTARGLPTDPEQVVVTAGTGDATALVLETLLQPGDRVLVEHPTYPGALAMVTAAGARCVPVAVDAGDPDALVGGASIAVRQSSPRMAFLMPDFSNPSGARLSAAGRRRLAATLWQQGVLTVVDEVTAELYLDDGPLPPYAAGLPDAATVTVGGLSKAVWGGLRVGWLRTDAALAASLGTALGRRQLSVGLLDQLAAAVLVRDLDAVLEGRRALLRERRDVLLAELTDRLPAWSAPRPRGGLSVWCRLPPGSSSAALVAAAAPLGLVLAEGRAFGTGTAFDDHLRLPFTLPAADLRTAVAGLAAVDAALRSGPAVRSPARPVTVV; the protein is encoded by the coding sequence ATGCCACCGCAGCCCGATCAGTCCACCGCGGCGGAGCTGGCCGGCCTGGTCGGGCCACTGGGGAACCTGCCCGGACCGCGGTACGCCGCCCTGGCCCGCCGCGTCCGCGAGCTGGCCGCCCTCGGGCAGCTCCCGCCGGGCACCCGGCTGCCGGCCGAGCGCGACCTCGCCGCCGCGCTCGCGGTCAGCCGGGTGACCGTCGCCTCGGCCTACCGGCTGCTCCGCGAGGAGGGGCACGCCAGCACCCGGCACGGCGCCGGGACCGTCGTCGAGGCGCCCGCGGCCGACCCGGTGTGGACCACCCCGAGCACCGACCCGACGATCCTCGAGCTGGCGCACGCCGCTCCCGAGGCCGCGCCGCAGCTGTTGCCGGCCTACCGCGAGGCGCTGGACCGGCTGCCCGCGGTGGCCGCCGGCCACGGCTACGCGCCCAGCGGGCTGCCGGAGCTGCGCGCGGCGGTCGCCGACCGCTACACCGCCCGCGGCCTGCCCACCGACCCCGAGCAGGTCGTCGTCACCGCCGGCACCGGCGACGCCACCGCGCTGGTCCTCGAGACGCTGCTGCAGCCCGGCGACCGCGTGCTGGTCGAGCACCCCACCTACCCGGGGGCCCTGGCCATGGTCACCGCGGCCGGCGCCCGCTGCGTCCCCGTCGCCGTGGACGCCGGGGACCCCGACGCGCTGGTCGGCGGCGCCTCCATCGCGGTCCGGCAGAGCAGCCCCCGGATGGCGTTCCTCATGCCCGACTTCTCCAACCCCAGCGGCGCCCGGCTGTCCGCGGCCGGGCGCCGCCGCCTGGCCGCGACCTTGTGGCAGCAGGGCGTGCTGACCGTCGTCGACGAGGTCACCGCCGAGCTGTACCTCGACGACGGGCCGCTGCCGCCCTACGCCGCCGGGCTCCCCGACGCCGCGACGGTGACCGTCGGCGGGCTGTCGAAGGCGGTGTGGGGCGGGCTGCGGGTCGGCTGGCTGCGGACCGACGCCGCACTGGCCGCCTCGCTGGGCACCGCGCTCGGCCGGCGCCAGCTCTCCGTCGGCCTGCTCGACCAGCTCGCCGCCGCCGTCCTCGTGCGCGACCTCGACGCCGTGCTCGAGGGCCGGCGGGCGCTGCTGCGCGAGCGGCGCGACGTGCTGCTCGCCGAGCTCACCGACCGGCTGCCGGCCTGGAGCGCGCCGCGCCCGCGCGGCGGCCTGTCGGTGTGGTGCCGCCTGCCGCCGGGGAGCAGCTCGGCCGCGCTGGTCGCCGCCGCCGCGCCGCTCGGGCTGGTGCTCGCCGAGGGCCGCGCCTTCGGCACCGGGACGGCCTTCGACGACCACCTGCGGCTGCCGTTCACGCTCCCGGCCGCCGACCTGCGCACCGCCGTCGCCGGGCTCGCCGCCGTCGACGCCGCGCTGCGCAGCGGTCCCGCGGTGCGGTCCCCGGCGCGGCCGGTGACCGTGGTCTGA
- the cbiE gene encoding precorrin-6y C5,15-methyltransferase (decarboxylating) subunit CbiE, with translation MSGTVEEAGQEAGQEAGQEAGQEAGQEASQEARAAVPAAPVVVVGIGADGWEGLAPTSRAEVERAEVLLGSARQLDLVPAEVPAERVPWPSPLTEALPGLVEAHAGRALVVLASGDPMLSGIGTTLTRLLGADRVRVLPAPSSVSLACARLGWAVEDTEVVTLVGRPIELLHPHVQPGRRLLVLGSDGETPAQVAALLAGRGYGQSLVTVLGGLGGPDEEVRTGTAATWSQPAPALVVTAVECRADRGTMPLPTTPGLPDGAYESDGQLTRAEVRAVTLARLAAVPGQLLWDVGAGAGSIGIEWMRAHPTCRAVAVEASAERAERIARNAARLGVPYLRVVHGHAPDVLSRLGAPDAVFIGGGLTTPLLVESCWDALPVGGRMVANAVTVESEAVLAQWHARVGGELVRIEVSRAEPVGSFTGWKPAMPVTIWSVTRW, from the coding sequence GTGAGCGGGACGGTGGAGGAGGCCGGCCAGGAGGCCGGCCAGGAGGCCGGCCAGGAGGCCGGCCAGGAGGCCGGCCAGGAGGCCAGCCAGGAGGCCAGGGCGGCGGTCCCGGCCGCGCCGGTCGTCGTCGTCGGGATCGGCGCGGACGGCTGGGAGGGGCTCGCGCCCACCTCGCGGGCGGAGGTCGAGCGCGCCGAGGTGCTGCTGGGCAGCGCGCGGCAGCTGGACCTGGTGCCCGCCGAGGTGCCCGCCGAACGGGTGCCCTGGCCCTCGCCGCTCACCGAGGCGCTGCCCGGGCTGGTCGAGGCGCACGCGGGGCGGGCGCTGGTGGTCCTGGCCAGCGGCGACCCGATGCTGTCGGGCATCGGCACGACCCTGACCCGGTTGCTCGGCGCCGACCGCGTGCGGGTGCTGCCGGCACCGTCGTCGGTGTCGCTGGCCTGCGCGCGGCTGGGGTGGGCGGTCGAGGACACCGAGGTGGTCACCCTGGTCGGCCGGCCGATCGAGCTGCTGCACCCGCACGTGCAGCCCGGCCGCCGGCTGCTGGTGCTCGGATCCGACGGCGAGACGCCGGCGCAGGTGGCCGCGCTGCTGGCCGGCCGCGGCTACGGGCAGAGCCTGGTCACCGTGCTCGGCGGGCTCGGCGGCCCCGACGAGGAGGTGCGCACCGGCACCGCGGCCACCTGGTCGCAGCCGGCGCCGGCGCTGGTGGTCACCGCCGTCGAGTGCCGGGCCGACCGAGGCACCATGCCGCTGCCCACCACGCCGGGCCTGCCCGACGGTGCCTACGAGTCCGACGGTCAGCTGACGAGGGCCGAGGTCCGCGCGGTCACCCTCGCCCGCCTGGCCGCCGTCCCCGGGCAGCTGCTGTGGGACGTCGGTGCCGGCGCCGGGTCGATCGGCATCGAGTGGATGCGCGCGCACCCCACCTGCCGCGCCGTGGCGGTGGAGGCCTCCGCCGAGCGGGCCGAGCGGATCGCCCGCAACGCCGCCCGCCTCGGCGTCCCCTACCTGCGCGTGGTGCACGGGCACGCGCCGGACGTGCTGTCGCGGCTCGGCGCGCCCGACGCGGTGTTCATCGGCGGCGGGCTGACCACGCCGCTGCTGGTCGAGTCCTGCTGGGACGCCCTCCCGGTGGGCGGCCGCATGGTGGCCAACGCGGTCACGGTGGAGAGCGAGGCGGTGCTCGCCCAGTGGCACGCGAGGGTCGGCGGCGAGCTGGTGCGGATCGAGGTGTCGCGCGCCGAGCCGGTCGGGTCGTTCACCGGCTGGAAGCCCGCGATGCCGGTGACGATCTGGTCGGTGACCCGGTGGTGA
- the cobM gene encoding precorrin-4 C(11)-methyltransferase, with product MTVFFVGAGPGAADLVTLRAARVIASAPVCLYAGALVPRELLDTAPPGARLVDTADLDLDQITAELVAAHEAGLDVARLHSGDPSVYSAMAEQMRRLDAAGVPYDVVPGVPAFAAAAASLKRELTVPGVGQTVVLTRTSARSTPMPPGEELAAYAATGATLVLHLAVQRMAELAPLLAEHYGPDGPVAVVARASRDDELVLRGTLADIAEQVEAAGVRRTAVVVVGPVLTAGQFPDSHLYSTTRCRS from the coding sequence GTGACCGTCTTCTTCGTCGGCGCCGGGCCCGGGGCGGCGGACCTGGTCACGCTGCGGGCGGCGCGGGTCATCGCCAGCGCCCCGGTCTGCCTCTACGCCGGCGCGCTGGTGCCCCGCGAGCTGCTCGACACCGCCCCGCCCGGCGCCCGGCTGGTCGACACCGCCGACCTCGACCTCGACCAGATCACCGCCGAGCTGGTCGCCGCGCACGAGGCCGGCCTCGACGTCGCCCGGCTGCACTCCGGCGACCCGAGCGTCTACAGCGCGATGGCCGAGCAGATGCGCCGCCTCGACGCCGCCGGCGTGCCCTACGACGTCGTCCCGGGGGTGCCGGCCTTCGCCGCGGCGGCCGCGTCGCTCAAGCGCGAGCTGACCGTGCCCGGCGTCGGGCAGACCGTCGTCCTCACGCGCACGTCGGCCCGCTCGACGCCGATGCCGCCGGGGGAGGAGCTGGCCGCCTACGCCGCCACCGGCGCCACGCTCGTGCTGCACCTGGCCGTGCAGCGGATGGCCGAGCTCGCCCCGCTGCTGGCCGAGCACTACGGCCCCGACGGCCCGGTCGCCGTCGTCGCCCGGGCCAGCCGCGACGACGAGCTGGTGCTGCGGGGCACGCTCGCCGACATCGCGGAGCAGGTCGAGGCCGCGGGTGTGAGGCGGACGGCGGTCGTCGTCGTGGGCCCGGTGCTGACCGCCGGGCAGTTCCCCGACAGCCACCTCTACTCGACGACGCGGTGCCGCTCCTAG
- a CDS encoding CobD/CbiB family cobalamin biosynthesis protein, producing the protein MAAATWAVLGGTSLGRAATAMAGALEAGDLPAARALLPTLAGRDPSALGAGELARATVESVAENTSDAAVAPLVWGALAGLPGLLGYRAVNTLDAMVGHRSARYARFGWAAARTDDVANWLPARLTAALTVACAPLAGGSAGAALRTWRRDGAAHPSPNAGRCEAAAAGALGLRLGGRNVYGSRVEDRPVLGDGRAPDSSDVTRAVRLSRAVWLAAAALCVAGRAAGSRAARRR; encoded by the coding sequence GTGGCGGCGGCCACCTGGGCGGTGCTCGGCGGCACCTCGCTGGGCCGCGCGGCGACGGCGATGGCCGGGGCCCTGGAGGCCGGCGACCTGCCCGCCGCCCGCGCCCTGCTGCCCACCCTCGCCGGGCGGGACCCGTCCGCGCTCGGAGCCGGGGAGCTGGCCCGCGCCACCGTGGAGTCGGTCGCGGAGAACACCTCCGACGCCGCCGTCGCCCCGCTGGTGTGGGGAGCGCTCGCCGGGCTGCCCGGCCTGCTGGGCTACCGCGCGGTGAACACCCTCGACGCGATGGTCGGCCACCGGTCCGCGCGGTACGCCCGGTTCGGCTGGGCGGCCGCGCGCACCGACGACGTCGCCAACTGGCTGCCCGCCCGGCTCACCGCGGCGCTGACCGTGGCCTGCGCGCCGCTGGCCGGCGGGTCGGCGGGCGCGGCGCTGCGGACCTGGCGCCGCGACGGCGCCGCCCACCCCAGCCCCAACGCCGGCCGCTGCGAGGCCGCGGCGGCCGGCGCCCTGGGACTGCGGCTGGGCGGGCGCAACGTCTACGGCAGCAGGGTGGAGGACCGGCCGGTGCTCGGCGACGGCCGGGCGCCGGACAGCAGCGACGTCACCCGCGCGGTGCGGCTCTCGCGCGCGGTGTGGCTGGCCGCCGCGGCCCTCTGCGTGGCCGGCCGAGCGGCGGGGAGCAGGGCCGCCCGCCGGCGCTGA
- a CDS encoding PAS and ANTAR domain-containing protein encodes MAGRWRYDRQSGDWWWSPEMSALYGLTADGRRPCTEVLVAAEHPDDRPRTIDALSAAVTGAEGFCLQIRLLTDGGEVPVVFIGEPQLDDEGRVTAVEGLVVEAPRPAEDRVSALETEVAQLRTAMAGRAPIEQAKGVLMLLTGCGEQVAFDLLAHISSHTHRKVREVAVDLVASASGQRPLPAEVRAILRDACPPGSGGH; translated from the coding sequence GTGGCCGGTCGGTGGCGCTACGACCGGCAGAGCGGCGACTGGTGGTGGTCGCCGGAGATGTCGGCGCTCTACGGCCTGACCGCCGACGGCCGCCGCCCCTGCACCGAGGTCCTGGTCGCCGCCGAGCACCCCGACGACCGACCGCGCACGATCGACGCCCTCTCCGCCGCGGTCACCGGTGCGGAGGGGTTCTGCCTTCAGATCCGCCTGCTGACCGACGGCGGCGAGGTGCCCGTCGTCTTCATCGGCGAGCCGCAGCTCGACGACGAGGGCCGGGTGACCGCGGTCGAGGGCCTGGTCGTGGAGGCCCCGCGGCCGGCCGAGGACCGCGTCTCCGCGCTGGAGACCGAGGTGGCGCAGCTGCGCACGGCGATGGCCGGCCGGGCGCCCATCGAGCAGGCCAAGGGCGTGCTCATGCTCCTCACCGGGTGCGGCGAGCAGGTGGCCTTCGACCTGCTGGCGCACATCTCCAGCCACACCCACCGCAAGGTGCGCGAGGTCGCCGTCGACCTGGTCGCCTCGGCGTCGGGCCAGCGCCCGCTCCCGGCCGAGGTGCGCGCGATCCTGCGCGACGCCTGCCCGCCGGGGTCCGGGGGGCACTGA